Proteins encoded together in one Eubalaena glacialis isolate mEubGla1 chromosome 7, mEubGla1.1.hap2.+ XY, whole genome shotgun sequence window:
- the DNASE1L3 gene encoding deoxyribonuclease gamma: MPLPLASLLLLLLSTHSALALRICSFNVRSFGESKKANCNAMDVIVKVIKRCDIILLMEIKDRNNIICPTLMERLNGNSRRGKTYNYVISSRLGRNTYKEQYAFLYKEKLVSVKASYLYHDYQAGDADVFSREPFVVWFQSPNTAVKDFVIVPLHTTPETSVQEIDELADVYVDVKRRWKAENFIFMGDFNAGCSYVPKKAWKNIRLRTDPKFIWLIGDQEDTTIKKSTNCAYDRIVLRGQEVVTSVVPQSNSIFDFQKAYSLTEEKALDVSDHFPVEFKLQSSRAFTNSKESVSPKKKKKTSRA, from the exons ATGCCTCTGCCGCTGGCCTCCCTgctgcttctcctcctctccacccACAGCGCCCTGGCCCTGAGGATCTGTTCCTTTAATGTGAGGTCCTTTGGGGAATCCAAGAAGGCAAACTGTAATGCCATGGATGTCATTGTGAAG GTCATCAAACGCTGTGACATCATACTCCTGATGGAAATCAAGGACAGAAACAACATAATCTGTCCCACACTGATGGAGAGACTGAACGG AAATTCAAGAAGAGGCAAAACATATAACTATGTGATTAGCTCTCGTCTTGGAAGAAACACATACAAAGAACAGTATGCCTTTCTCTATAA ggaAAAGCTAGTGTCTGTGAAAGCAAGCTACCTCTACCATGACTATCAGGCTGGCGATGCAGATGTATTTTCCAGGGAACCCTTTGTGGTCTGGTTCCAGTCACCCAACACCG CTGTCAAGGACTTCGTGATTGTTCCCCTGCACACCACCCCTGAGACATCCGTTCAAGAGATTGATGAGCTGGCTGATGTCTATGTGGATGTGAAACGTCGCTGGAAGGCGGAG AATTTCATTTTCATGGGTGACTTCAATGCCGGCTGCAGCTACGTCCCCAAGAAGGCCTGGAAGAACATCCGCCTGAGGACCGACCCCAAGTTCATTTGGCTGATCGGGGACCAAGAGGACACCACGATCAAGAAGAGCACAAACTGTGCCTATGACAG gATCGTGCTCAGAGGACAAGAGGTTGTCACCTCTGTTGTTCCTCAATCAAACAGCATCTTTGACTTCCAGAAAGCTTACAGTTTGACCGAAGAGAAG GCCCTGGATGTCAGCGACCACTTTCCCGTTGAATTTAAACTTCAGTCTTCAAGGGCCTTCACCAACAGCAAAGAATCtgtctctccaaagaagaaaaaaaagaccagtCGCGCCTAG